The Delphinus delphis chromosome 10, mDelDel1.2, whole genome shotgun sequence genome includes a region encoding these proteins:
- the CHST13 gene encoding carbohydrate sulfotransferase 13 produces MGRRWWWRRRALVAACLGAALLLLRPAFENRAVGSSWLGGKRRSPLQMLYDLDQGPRSALAEVHRQRRDLLRRACSHHTRRQRLLRPEDLRHVLVDDAHGLLYCYVPKVACTNWKRVLLALSGRGPGDPRAIPAHEAHAPGRLPSLADFSPAEVNRRLRAYLAFLFVREPFERLASAYRNKLQRPWGATFQRRFGTGIVRRLRPRPGPDALVRGHDVRFAEFLAYLLDPRTRRDGPFNEHWERAHALCHPCRLRYDVVGKFETLAEDAAFVLSLVGAPGLRFPEPPSRAQAAARDRAARLFRDISPFYQQRLYGLYRMDFLLFNYSAPSYLRLR; encoded by the exons ATGGGGAGGCGCTGGTGGTGGCGGCGGCGCGCGCTGGTGGCCGCGTGTCTGGGCGCCGCGCTCCTGCTCCTGCGCCCGG CGTTTGAAAACAGGGCCGTGGGCTCCAGCTGGCTTGGCGGCAAGAGGAGGAGTCCCCTGCAGATGCTCTACGACCTGGACCAG GGCCCGCGCTCCGCGCTGGCCGAGGTGCACCGGCAGCGGCGCGACCTGCTGCGCCGCGCCTGCAGCCACCACACGCGCCGGCAGCGCCTGCTGCGGCCGGAGGACCTGCGGCACGTGCTGGTGGACGACGCCCACGGCCTGCTCTACTGCTACGTGCCCAAGGTGGCCTGCACCAACTGGAAGCGCGTGCTGCTGGCGCTGAGCGGCCGCGGTCCAGGAGACCCGCGCGCCATCCCCGCGCACGAGGCGCACGCGCCCGGCCGCCTGCCCTCGCTGGCCGACTTCAGTCCGGCCGAGGTCAACCGGCGCCTGCGCGCCTACCTGGCCTTCCTGTTTGTGCGCGAGCCCTTCGAGCGCCTGGCCTCGGCCTACCGCAACAAGCTGCAGCGGCCCTGGGGCGCCACCTTCCAGCGCCGCTTCGGCACCGGCATCGTGCGCCGTCTGCGGCCGCGCCCGGGCCCCGACGCGCTGGTCCGCGGCCACGACGTGCGCTTCGCCGAGTTCCTGGCCTACCTGCTGGACCCGCGCACGCGCCGCGACGGGCCCTTCAACGAGCACTGGGAGCGCGCCCACGCGCTCTGCCACCCGTGCCGCCTGCGCTACGACGTCGTGGGCAAGTTCGAGACGCTGGCGGAGGACGCGGCCTTCGTGCTGAGCCTGGTGGGCGCGCCCGGCCTGCGCTTCCCCGAGCCGCcgtccagggcccaggccgccgCGCGCGACCGTGCCGCGCGCCTCTTCCGCGACATCAGCCCTTTCTACCAGCAGCGCCTCTACGGCCTCTACAGGATGGACTTCCTGCTCTTCAACTACTCCGCTCCCTCCTACCTGCGGCTGCGCTAG